In Streptomyces hawaiiensis, one genomic interval encodes:
- a CDS encoding ferredoxin, protein MSVQQVAGVDGAELEVWIDQDLCTGDGICAQYAPEVFELDIDGLAYVKSADDELLQDKGATTPVPLPLLTDVIDSAKECPGDCIHVRRVSDRAEVYGPDAE, encoded by the coding sequence ATGAGCGTGCAGCAGGTGGCCGGGGTCGACGGCGCGGAGCTGGAGGTCTGGATCGACCAGGACCTGTGTACCGGTGACGGCATCTGCGCCCAGTACGCGCCCGAGGTGTTCGAGCTGGACATCGACGGGTTGGCCTATGTGAAGAGCGCCGACGACGAGTTGCTCCAGGACAAGGGTGCGACAACGCCCGTTCCGCTGCCGCTCCTCACGGACGTGATCGACTCCGCGAAGGAGTGTCCGGGCGACTGCATCCACGTACGTCGGGTTTCGGACAGGGCCGAGGTCTACGGACCGGACGCGGAGTGA
- a CDS encoding tRNA (adenine-N1)-methyltransferase, with protein sequence MSEPTGAARRRGPFKVGDQVQLTDPKGRHYTFTLEAGKNFHTHKGSFPHDELIGAPEGSVVRTTGNVAYLALRPLLPDYVLSMPRGAAVVYPKDAGQILAFADIFPGARVVEAGVGSGSLSSFLLRAIGDQGMLHSYERRADFAEIAQANVERYFGGPHPAWQLTVGDLQDNLSDADVDRVILDMLAPWECLEAVSKALVPGGILCCYVATTTQLARTVESIREIGSFNEPTSWESMIRNWHVEGLAVRPDHRMIGHTGFLLTARRLADGVEPPMRRRRPAKGAYGEDYTGPNADGGTAR encoded by the coding sequence ATGTCCGAACCGACCGGTGCCGCCCGCAGGCGCGGGCCCTTCAAGGTCGGGGACCAGGTTCAGCTGACCGACCCCAAGGGCCGCCACTACACGTTCACGCTCGAGGCCGGGAAGAACTTCCACACCCACAAGGGTTCCTTCCCCCACGACGAACTGATCGGCGCTCCCGAGGGCAGCGTTGTCCGCACCACGGGAAACGTCGCCTACCTCGCGCTGCGCCCCCTGCTCCCCGACTACGTCCTGTCCATGCCCCGCGGCGCCGCCGTGGTCTACCCCAAGGACGCGGGGCAGATCCTGGCCTTCGCCGACATCTTCCCCGGCGCACGCGTCGTGGAAGCGGGCGTCGGCTCCGGCTCGCTCAGCAGCTTCCTGCTGCGGGCCATCGGCGACCAGGGCATGCTGCACAGCTACGAGCGCCGCGCCGACTTCGCCGAGATCGCCCAGGCGAACGTGGAGCGCTACTTCGGCGGCCCGCACCCGGCCTGGCAGCTCACCGTCGGCGACCTCCAGGACAACCTGTCCGACGCCGATGTCGACCGCGTCATCCTCGACATGCTCGCCCCCTGGGAGTGCCTGGAGGCCGTCTCCAAGGCGCTCGTCCCCGGCGGCATCCTGTGCTGTTACGTCGCGACCACCACCCAGCTCGCCCGGACCGTCGAGTCCATCCGCGAGATCGGCTCCTTCAACGAGCCGACCTCCTGGGAATCGATGATCCGCAACTGGCACGTCGAGGGCCTGGCCGTCCGCCCGGACCACCGGATGATCGGCCACACCGGCTTCCTGCTCACCGCCCGCCGCCTCGCCGACGGCGTCGAGCCGCCCATGCGCCGCCGCCGCCCCGCCAAGGGCGCCTACGGCGAGGACTACACCGGCCCCAACGCCGACGGCGGCACCGCCCGCTGA
- the arc gene encoding proteasome ATPase, whose amino-acid sequence MAAHDDDMNRGIRPGRGSDDPAGQIAYLEQEIAVLRRKLADSPRHTRILEERIVELQTNLAGVSAQNERLANTLREARDQIVALKEEVDRLAQPPAGFGVFLTANEDGTADIFTGGRKLRVNVSPSVELEELRRGQEVMLNEALNVVEAMTYERVGDIVTLKEILEDGERALVLGHTDEERVVRLAEPLLDVTIRPGDALLLEPRSGYVYEVVPKSEVEELVLEEVPDIGYEQIGGLGGQIEAIRDAVELPYLYPDLFKEHELRPPKGVLLYGPPGCGKTLIAKAVANSLAKKVAEVTGQAAGKSFFLNIKGPELLNKYVGETERQIRLVFQRAREKASEGTPVIVFFDEMESLFRTRGSGVSSDVENTIVPQLLAEIDGVEGLQNVVVIGASNREDMIDPAILRPGRLDVKIKIERPDAEAAKDIFGKYLTERLPLHSDDLGEHGGSKATTVQSMIQTAVEHMYTESEENRFLEVTYANGDKEVLYFKDFNSGAMIENIVGRAKKMAIKDFLEKNQKGLRVSHLLQACVDEFKENEDLPNTTNPDDWARISGKKGERIVYIRTLITGKQGADTGRSIDTVANTGQYL is encoded by the coding sequence GTGGCAGCCCACGACGACGACATGAACCGCGGCATCCGCCCGGGACGCGGGTCCGACGACCCGGCCGGGCAGATTGCCTACCTTGAGCAGGAGATCGCCGTCCTGCGACGCAAGCTCGCCGACTCTCCGCGACACACGAGGATTCTCGAAGAGCGGATCGTCGAGCTGCAGACCAATCTGGCCGGCGTGTCCGCGCAGAACGAGCGACTCGCCAACACACTCCGTGAGGCTCGTGACCAGATTGTGGCCCTCAAGGAGGAGGTCGACCGGCTCGCACAGCCGCCGGCCGGCTTCGGCGTCTTCCTGACGGCCAACGAGGACGGCACCGCCGACATCTTCACCGGCGGCCGAAAGCTCAGGGTGAACGTCAGCCCCAGCGTCGAGCTCGAGGAGCTCCGGCGCGGCCAGGAAGTAATGCTCAACGAAGCGCTCAACGTGGTCGAGGCCATGACGTACGAGCGCGTCGGTGACATCGTCACCCTCAAGGAGATCCTCGAGGACGGCGAACGGGCCCTGGTGCTGGGACACACCGACGAGGAGCGGGTGGTACGGCTCGCCGAGCCGCTGCTGGACGTCACCATCCGCCCCGGCGACGCCCTCCTGCTCGAACCCCGCTCCGGCTACGTCTACGAGGTCGTGCCGAAGAGCGAGGTCGAGGAACTCGTCCTCGAAGAGGTCCCCGACATCGGCTACGAGCAGATCGGCGGTCTCGGTGGCCAGATCGAGGCCATCCGCGACGCGGTCGAGCTGCCGTACCTCTACCCGGACCTGTTCAAGGAGCACGAGCTGCGCCCGCCCAAGGGCGTCCTGCTCTACGGTCCTCCCGGATGCGGCAAGACGCTCATCGCCAAGGCCGTCGCCAACTCGCTGGCCAAGAAGGTCGCCGAGGTCACCGGCCAGGCCGCCGGCAAGAGCTTCTTCCTCAACATCAAGGGCCCCGAGCTCCTGAACAAGTACGTCGGCGAGACCGAGCGGCAGATCCGCCTCGTCTTCCAGCGTGCTCGTGAGAAGGCCAGCGAGGGCACCCCCGTCATCGTCTTCTTCGACGAGATGGAGTCCCTGTTCCGCACCCGTGGCTCCGGTGTCAGCTCGGACGTGGAGAACACCATCGTCCCGCAGCTGCTCGCCGAGATCGACGGTGTGGAGGGCCTGCAGAACGTGGTCGTGATCGGTGCCTCCAACCGCGAGGACATGATCGACCCCGCCATCCTGCGGCCCGGCCGCCTGGACGTGAAGATCAAGATCGAGCGTCCCGACGCCGAGGCCGCGAAGGACATCTTCGGCAAGTACCTCACGGAGCGCCTCCCGCTGCACTCCGACGACCTCGGTGAGCACGGCGGCAGCAAGGCCACCACCGTCCAGAGCATGATCCAGACGGCGGTAGAACACATGTACACCGAATCCGAGGAGAACCGCTTCCTGGAGGTCACCTACGCCAACGGTGACAAGGAAGTCCTCTACTTCAAGGACTTCAACTCCGGCGCCATGATCGAGAACATCGTCGGCCGCGCCAAGAAGATGGCGATCAAGGACTTCCTCGAGAAGAACCAGAAGGGCCTTCGCGTCTCCCACCTCCTCCAGGCCTGCGTGGACGAGTTCAAGGAGAACGAGGACCTGCCGAACACCACCAACCCGGACGACTGGGCCCGAATCTCCGGAAAGAAGGGCGAACGGATCGTGTACATCCGCACGCTCATCACCGGAAAGCAGGGTGCGGACACCGGACGCTCCATCGACACGGTGGCGAACACCGGTCAGTACCTGTAA